Genomic DNA from Chitinophaga lutea:
CGTCTACCGAAATCACCATTTGCTGTTCGTTCCATTCCAGCACCCATTCGTGAAAAGCCGCCGCCCAGGTTTCGCCGCCCCATTTATCCACGGGCCATTGCTGCATATCCCAGGCCGGTTCTTTACTGCCTTCCCAGCAGGCGTTGGCCAGCAGGTGGCCGCGGTAAAACTCCATGATGTCTACCTCGCCGCAAGCCGGCCAGTGCATGGGGCCGCGGTTGCTGCCCAGCATCCAGAAGGCGGGCCACATGCCTTTGCGCACATCTATTTTGGCGCGCATCACTACTTTGCCGTAGCGGAAGTCGTATTTCCCCTTTGTGATGAGGCAGGAGGAGGTATATTCCGCATACTCGCGGTTGCGCCGCCAGTCTGTGCTGCCGGCCTCGTAGCCGGGGTTTTTATGTTTCTCCCTGCGGGCTTCAATGATCAGTAAGCCGTTTTTGCAGGAGGCATTCTCCGGCTGGTACCACTGCGGTTCCCGGTTGCGGACAAAGCCGTGCTCATAGTCCCATTTGGCGGGATCGGGCCTGCCGTCCGTATTGAATTCATCGGCCCATACCAGTTGATAGGCGGTGCTGTTGGTAGCGGGAGGGAGGCCGGGGGAAGGGGTGGCCTGACTGAAAACCATCCCGGCTGCGGCGATGGTGAAACAAAGTCTGATCATGCGATACAAAATAGTAAAAAATCGATAGCGGAAAGGTGGGAGGAGAGGGCTCACACGTTGGTGTCAAATGATCGGCCTGTGGCGGTCCCGGCGCTGGAATAGGCCCTTACGGCCGTTTAAAAATCAAATTTTTACCCTGTTTTGGGCCGCTTTACCCACTAAAATCGTTAAATTTGACGTTAATATTTATGGATTTAAGAGAATTATTCGGGTATTTATTCATTTTGGCAGGACTTTTTCAGTTATTGACCGCCTACCTGGTGTTCGCAGGCCAGCAGCATTATATTTTGCGTATTGCAAACAGGAAGGTCGGGTCGATATTATATGTTGTTTTTGCATTTGTATTATTCTACCTGGCATATTATTTCCTGGTATAATTTTTAGGAAAGTATCAGTATATGAAGCGTATTATTATTGGCATTTTATCCCTCATGGCCGCTATGAATGTTCAGGCTCAACAGTCGTTCCTCGATAACCAGAAAATGTTCCCGAGGGTAGGCGTAGCGTTCCGTGAGAAAGAAGAAAACATTAAACAGGAGTTTGCGAAAAAAGGCATCGCTTATCCGGCAAAACAGATATACATCCGTTCCTTCAAGCTCGACAGCGAGCTGGAGATCTGGGTGCGTAACAACGTGACCGATACTTTCAAACTGCTGAAGACCTACCGCGTTTGTTCGCTATCCGGCCGGATGGGGCCGAAAAGGAAAGAAGGCGACCGCCAGGTGCCGGAAGGGTTCTATTATATCAACGATTTTAACCCCAACAGCAGCTTCCACCTTTCACTTGGTATCAACTATCCGAACTATTCCGATAAAATCCTCAGCGACCAGAAAAAGCCCGGCGGCGATATTTATATCCACGGCAGCTGCCTGACCATCGGGTGTATCCCGCTGACCGACGATTTTATCGAAGAAGTATACCTGCTGGCCGTGCATGCCAAAAACAACGGACAGGATTTTATTCCCGTGCATGTGTTCCCGGTGCGCTTCGGCAATTCCCGCTCGATGGATTACCTCGGCAGCGTATCGCTGGCCGATAACGAATCGCAGAAATTCTGGCTGAACCTGAAAGCCGCGTACGACTACTTCGAAAAACACCGCAAACTGCCGGTGGTGATGGTGAACGGCCAGGGCAAATACGTGTACACCTCGCCGCAGCAAAACGCGCCGCACCTGGCGCAGGGTAAAACCGCCTCCGGCAACTAAGCTTAAAAAATATTATCCAAACAGAAAGAGACGCAAATATTGGCGTCTCTTTCTGTTTTAGGCCTGCTTCGTGTTAATTTTACACATTAATGTTCTCCGGGGGGCAAATTATTTTGGATTCTCGATTTTTTTTCGAAACTTACCGGGAAGGTCAAATCAACTTACCAAATTATGAACAGAAGAGACGCTATCAGGAATGTGGCTATCCTTATGGGAACAGCGCTTTCCGCTTCCACGTTAGCGGCACTGGAGGGTTGTAGCTCCGGGCCCAAGAACTATACGCTGCAAACGCCTGAAACCAAGGCTTTGCTGGCTGAGATCGCCGAAACAATCATTCCGGAAACGTCTACGCCCGGCGCCAAAGCGGCCAAGGTGGATGAGTTTATACTGGTAATGGTGGGCGACTGCTACGATGAAAAAGCCCAGAAAGTTTTCACCGACGGCCTCGACAAAATCAACGACGAGAGCAAAAAACGCTTCTCCAAAGGGTTTGTCGACATTACGCCGGAGCAGCGCACCGAATTGCTGACCGCCATCGATAAGGAGCGGGTGGACTACAACAAACGCAAAGACAAAAAGGAAGGTGACCCTGTGCATTATTTCCAGTACCTGAAGGAGCTCACGCTGCTGGGCTACTTTACGTCCGAGCCCGGCGCCACCAAAGCGCTGCGCTACGTGAAAGTACCCGGAAAGTACGAAGGTTGTGTGCCTTATAAAAAAGGCGACAAGGCATGGGCTTAATTTTTCCAACTTCTTAAACGTAACAGTAATGAACCTGAATATAAAAGCGCAGGACCAGAACACGTATGATGCCATCGTGATCGGTTCCGGTGTCAGCGGCGGCTGGGCTGCCAAAGAGCTGACCGAAAAAGGCCTCAAAGTGTTGATGCTCGACCGTGGTAAAGACCTCAAACACGGCCAGTACGAAACCGCCAACAAAGATCCCTGGGAATTCGCCCACCGCGGCCGGATCACCGAAGAACAGAAAAAAACGCACGAAAAGCTGCAGCGCGATTACCCGTACAGCGAGCACAACGAAAAATACTGGATCAAAGACAGTGATAGCCCTTACAAGGAAGATAAACGCTTCGACTGGTACCGTCCCGATATCGTAGGCGGCAAGTCGATCATGTGGGGCCGCCAGAGTTACCGCCTCAGCGACCTCGACTTCGAAGCCAACGCCAAGGACGGTATTGCCGTAGACTGGCCTATCCGCTACAGCGACATCGCGCCCTGGTACGATTACGTGGAGCGCTTCGCCGGCATCAGCGGCCAGAAAGAAGGGCTGCCGCATCTTCCGGACGGGCAGTTCATGCCTGCCATGGAAATGAACTGCGTGGAAAAAGATGTAAAGGCGAGGATCGAAGCGGCATTCAAAGGCCGTATCATGACCATCGGCCGTGTGGCCAACATCACGCAACCGCTGCCCGGCCGTACCAACTGCCAGTACCGCAACCTGTGCAGCAGGGGCTGTCCCTTCGGCGCTTATTTCAGCACGCAGTCGTCGACCCTGCCCGCCGCCATGGCAACCGGCAACCTGACGCTGCGTCCCGATTCCATCGTGAACTCCGTGATCTACGACGAGAAGCTGGGCAAAGCCACCGGCGTTCGTGTGATCGACAAGGTGAGCAAACAAATGGTGGAATACCATGCGAAGATCATCTTCATCAACGGCTCCACCCTGGGTTCTACTTTCGTGATGCTCAACTCCACTTCCAGCCGCTTCCCCAACGGGCTCGGCAACGACAGCGGGGTGCTGGGCAAATACCTGATGGACCACCACTTCCGCAACGGCGCGTCCGGCATCGCGGAAGGGTACGATGATAAATACTTCTACGGCCGACGTGCGAACGGCATCTACATTCCCCGTTTCCGCAACATCGGCAACGACAAACGCGATTACCTGCGCGGCTTCGGCTACCAGGGCGGCGCGAGCCGTTCCGGATGGAGCAGGGGCGTGGCTGAACTGGGTGTGGGCAAAGACTTCAAGGAAATGCTTACCGAGCCCGGCCAGTGGAGCATGGGCATCGGCGGTTTCGGGGAGTGCCTGCCTTACGAAGACAACTACGTGGCGCTCGATACATCCGTGAAAGACGCATGGGGCCAGCCGGTGCTGCGCTTCCACGCCGAGTTCAAGGAGAACGAAATGAAGATGCGGAAAGACATGATGAACGATGCTGCCGAAATGCTGGAAGCTGCCGGTATCAAGGATGTGAAAACATACGACAGGGGCTCATATCCCGGTATGGCCATCCACGAAATGGGCACCGCGCGGATGGGCCGAGACCCGAAAACGTCCGTGCTCAACGGCTGGAACCAGATGCACGCCGTGAAGAACGTGTTCGTAACCGACGGCGCCGCCATGACCTCCGCTTCCTGCGTGAACCCTTCCCTCACTTACATGGCCCTCACAGCCCGCGCTGCGGACTACGCCGTGAAAGAACTGAAGAAAGGCAATATCTGATCATAACGGCTTGATAATACCATTTACGAAAGAGCCGCGCTGTTTGCTGCGGCTCTTTTCTTTTAACCCGCGCTTAGCCGCCCATAAAATTGAAAACAGATGAACCTGAACATCAAAGCAGACCAACAGAACACCTATGACGCCATTGTCGTGGGCTCCGGCATCAGCGGCGGCTGGGCCGCGAAGGAACTGTGCGAAAAGGGGCTCAAAACCATCGTGCTGGAAAGAGGCAGGAACGTGGAGCACGTGAAAGACTATACGACCGCCAATCTTGCTCCCTGGGAAGTGGAGCATCGTGGCTGGCAGACCAATGAGATGAAAGAAAAACATCCCATCCAGAGCCGCTGCTACGCTTTCGACGAAACCACCCAGCACTTCTGGGTGAACGACAAGGAAAATCCGTACAACGAAATAAAACCCTTCAACTGGCTGCGCGGCAACCACGTTGGCGGCCGCTCGCTCATGTGGGGCCGGCAGGTGTACCGCTGGAGCGACATCGATTTTGAAGCGAACGCCAAAGACGGGCACGGCGTAGACTGGCCCATCCGTTACAAAGACATTGCGCCCTGGTACAGCTACGTGGAAAAATTCGCCGGCGTGAGCGGGCAGGCGGAAGGTTTGCCCCAACTGCCTGACGGCGAGTTCCTGCCGCCGATGGAAATGAACGCACTCGAAAAACACGTGGCGGCGCGCATCAAAGAAAAATACAAGGACCGTATCATGACGATTGGCCGTGCCGCGCATCTCACCAAGGGGCTGCACGACCGCGGTCCCTGCCAGTACC
This window encodes:
- a CDS encoding glycoside hydrolase family 16 protein, producing the protein MIRLCFTIAAAGMVFSQATPSPGLPPATNSTAYQLVWADEFNTDGRPDPAKWDYEHGFVRNREPQWYQPENASCKNGLLIIEARREKHKNPGYEAGSTDWRRNREYAEYTSSCLITKGKYDFRYGKVVMRAKIDVRKGMWPAFWMLGSNRGPMHWPACGEVDIMEFYRGHLLANACWEGSKEPAWDMQQWPVDKWGGETWAAAFHEWVLEWNEQQMVISVDGLELNTIDLTQTTNQKQGNNPFHENFYLLLNVALGQSGEEIPDSHLPSQMLVDYVRVFQKK
- a CDS encoding gluconate 2-dehydrogenase subunit 3 family protein; the encoded protein is MNRRDAIRNVAILMGTALSASTLAALEGCSSGPKNYTLQTPETKALLAEIAETIIPETSTPGAKAAKVDEFILVMVGDCYDEKAQKVFTDGLDKINDESKKRFSKGFVDITPEQRTELLTAIDKERVDYNKRKDKKEGDPVHYFQYLKELTLLGYFTSEPGATKALRYVKVPGKYEGCVPYKKGDKAWA
- a CDS encoding GMC oxidoreductase, whose protein sequence is MNLNIKAQDQNTYDAIVIGSGVSGGWAAKELTEKGLKVLMLDRGKDLKHGQYETANKDPWEFAHRGRITEEQKKTHEKLQRDYPYSEHNEKYWIKDSDSPYKEDKRFDWYRPDIVGGKSIMWGRQSYRLSDLDFEANAKDGIAVDWPIRYSDIAPWYDYVERFAGISGQKEGLPHLPDGQFMPAMEMNCVEKDVKARIEAAFKGRIMTIGRVANITQPLPGRTNCQYRNLCSRGCPFGAYFSTQSSTLPAAMATGNLTLRPDSIVNSVIYDEKLGKATGVRVIDKVSKQMVEYHAKIIFINGSTLGSTFVMLNSTSSRFPNGLGNDSGVLGKYLMDHHFRNGASGIAEGYDDKYFYGRRANGIYIPRFRNIGNDKRDYLRGFGYQGGASRSGWSRGVAELGVGKDFKEMLTEPGQWSMGIGGFGECLPYEDNYVALDTSVKDAWGQPVLRFHAEFKENEMKMRKDMMNDAAEMLEAAGIKDVKTYDRGSYPGMAIHEMGTARMGRDPKTSVLNGWNQMHAVKNVFVTDGAAMTSASCVNPSLTYMALTARAADYAVKELKKGNI
- a CDS encoding L,D-transpeptidase family protein, producing the protein MKRIIIGILSLMAAMNVQAQQSFLDNQKMFPRVGVAFREKEENIKQEFAKKGIAYPAKQIYIRSFKLDSELEIWVRNNVTDTFKLLKTYRVCSLSGRMGPKRKEGDRQVPEGFYYINDFNPNSSFHLSLGINYPNYSDKILSDQKKPGGDIYIHGSCLTIGCIPLTDDFIEEVYLLAVHAKNNGQDFIPVHVFPVRFGNSRSMDYLGSVSLADNESQKFWLNLKAAYDYFEKHRKLPVVMVNGQGKYVYTSPQQNAPHLAQGKTASGN